Below is a window of Arabidopsis thaliana chromosome 2, partial sequence DNA.
GAAACACTCAAGTTTTCATAAACGGTCGGGAGATTACAAAAGTGGAGCTACGAATGCTGCAGTTGGCAGGAGTTCAATGTGCGGGTAACCCACATTTTTGGGTTAACGAGGATGGATCGTATCAAGAAGAAGGACAGAAGAATACCAAGGGATACATATGGGGCAAGGTTCGTTGTTTTCGTATTAAATCTATATTCCATTCGATTGTGTTTTCCCCTTTGATTTAAAGATTGCAAACTTTTTGCTGCTTTGCAGGCTGGGACTAAGTTACTTTGTGCTGTATTGTCACTTCCTGTACCGTCAAAATCTACCGCGAATGCTTCTGGGGAACAACTCTATAGCGCAAATAGCAGAAGCATTCTGGACCATCTTGAGCATAGGACTTTGCAAAAAATTCTTTTGGTTGGAAACAGTGGTTCTGGAACTAGCACAATATTCAAGCAGGTATGAGTCTCTTTGCTGTATGTTGTACTGCTCGTTAGCGTAAGCCTTAAAATCTACACAACTGAATTACTTTCTCGTTTAGGCAAAGATCCTTTATAAGGACGTACCATTCTTGGAAGATGAGCGTGAAAACATAAAGGTGATTATCCAGACCAATGTGTATGGTTATCTCGGTATGCTTCTTGAGGGCCGGGAGcggtttgaagaagaagctcttgcTCTCAGGAACACGAAGCAGTGTGTCCTTGAAAATATACCTGCAGATGAAGGTGCATAGATATTTCAACTCCTACTCATTCTTGAAATTCAGTTTCCTGAGAGAAATTTGTTTATGGACCAGATCAATCATGaatttatatacatgtatCCCATTTGAGTCTTAACTTGATTTATGTGTATGAGCAGGAGATGCGAAAAGCAACGACAAAACCGTCACCATGTACTCCATTGGCCCGAGGCTTAAAGCATTTTCTGATTGGCTATTAAAGACTATGGCTGCTGGAAATCTTGGGGTCATTTTCCCTGCAGCCTCTCGTGAGTATGCGCCACTAGTTGAGGAGTTATGGAGGGATGCAGCTATCCAAGCTACATACAAACGGAGAAGTGAGCTAGGACTCCTTCCCAGTGTCGCTAGTTACTTCTTGGAGCGGGTAAATAAGTGCTTCACTATCTCTTGTGCTCTCAATTTTCCATTGCATTGTTCGTTAATCGTTACAGTAAGTTATTAATCTTGAAGCTGCTTTCCCGTTCTTCAGGCTATTGACGTGTTGACACCAGATTACGAGCCATCAGATTTGGATATATTATATGCAGAAGGAGTCACTTCATCCAGTGGTCTAGCTTGTCTCGATTTCTCATTTCCACAGACTGCATCAGAAGAGAATCTTGATCCTTCTGATCACCATGATTCCCTGCTCAGGTAAGTTctgattttcctttttgtttattgttattcAAGTCAGTTCGAAAACATTTGAAGACATTTTCTTGTGTGCTTTCAGGTACCAGTTAATTAGAGTACCCTCGAGAGGCCTCGGGGAAAACTGCAAGTGGATAGATATGTTTGAAGACGTCGGAAtggttgtgtttgttgtttccATGAGTGACTACGACCAGGTGTCAGAAGATGGAACCAACAAGATGTTACTCACAAAGAAACTCTTTGAAAGCATTATCACTCATCCCATCTTTGAGAACATGGACTTCCTCTTGATTCTCAACAAGTACGATCTCTTGGAAGAAAAAGTAGAACGCGTTCCTTTGGCACGCTGCGAGTGGTTCCAAGACTTCAATCCCGTGGTCAGTCGTCACCGTGGTTCCAACAACGGTAACCCCACTTTGGGTCAGCTTGCCTTCCACTTCATGGCGGTTAAGTTCAAGCGGTTTTACTCTTCCTTGACCGGGAAAAAgctgtttgtttcttcaagcAAAAGTTTGGACCCAAACAGTGTTGATTCGTCGCTGAAGTTAGCTATGGAGATACTGAAATGGAGTGAGGAGAGAACAAACATCTGCATGAGTGAATACTCTATGTATAGCACTGAGCCAAGTTCCTTCTcaaattgatgtttttcaCAGTCAACAAAAGAGTCTAATGTATATGGTAACAACTTTCTTGTGTATAGATTGCCACGTAGATTGTATTAACAGAGTACTCAAGCATCAGTTTACAAACCAATCTCGGTGTACTAAAACTGTTACAATTTAACCgattcttcttttatgttaCAATTggtttttgtcaaaaatgtatCTAATCTGCTCTTCTGCACTCAACAAGACATTCTTTACGATCCAACCTTGTTCTTGCATTTGTTTGTTCAGTGCGATATTATCATCTCGAGCAGCTCGCTTACTCTCTCTAGTGAGCAAGGTCCAATCTTGTAGCGTCAAGTCTGAAAACGATAAATAGCTTCTCTTGGTTCTATTGGCTCCAAGGGATTTACGTATGTAACATGTCTGAACATATCACCAAAATGTGTTATCAGTTAACTACTATGAACTTACTAAATTGATGATATTCAGTTGAGTCCCTTACCTGTAACAAACTCGTGATAACGTCTACACTGTTGGCTCCTTCGCGCAGACAAATAACGATGCCCgactaaatattttacaagTGTTGAGGATCAAACCACAGAATCATGAGGACATATTAGTAGCAAACATGAAACTCACTTTTGGTATTCTTCTGAAACCTTGGGAGGAAAGTTCCATGGTTATGAAGTAACCATCATCACTGCAGAGTGATTGCATGGCCATCATCGATAGTGTAGGAATCTGGGCCTTAGGATCTAAGCATCCGATTCTGATGGGCCAAACCCGTTTGCTACCTACAAAGAACATATGAAGGATTCAGCTTATCAACAATGTCTGGAAAGTGAATAGCCTGAAGacgttttcttgtttttcaccTCTACTCCCTAAAAGGCCAATTCCTTCCTCTTCACTCACTTCGGCAGGGGAAGGTACTTGCCTAAATTCAATCCATCTTTCCAGAATAATTTCAAGCCTATCCTgataaggaaaagaaaaacttataacAACATAAAGTAGTCTCCATTGTTCGAGTCTAGTTACCGAGATAACAAAAAACTACCTTGGTCAAAGTTTGCAGATTGATATGCTTGAGCCCTTGATAAATGCCAAGGAGATCAAACGTGGAGAAAATCGGATATAGAACAAAAGGTAGACATGCCTGCAGTCTAGTACATAAAGCAAGTCAGAGGATTCAGAGACAAATCTCACAGATAAAGTAACTCTCAACGGTACTAGATTGAGCTAACCTTTGGTTGTGTTGGAATAGCATATTTAGAAGAACCGCCAGTAGGAGACCAAGGTTATCAAAACAAACAGTTTGAATCTGAAAAGtcacaaataaaatcaagCCATGTGTGTGATACAAATGATAGAAAAGCTCGAGTAGGTTCGTTAATGAAACCTGTGCCTTTGCAGAGACTTCACCAAGGTTATCCGCTACAGCAAAGCTTCGATGTACAGCTGACTATACAATGTCAAAACATTGGctatcaaaccaaaacaccaagcataaaacaaaacacttaaGTCATaaggaaaaataacaaataggAAACCTTACACCGGTTGCTAAGTAGCACGACAGGCTAATCTGTTTAGCGATGTTAGCGATGGAAGCTAGCAAAAGGAAGTACTGAGGGAATACTGGAGTCATTAACTCAACTCCAATGCTTAGACTGAAGAGTACAGACGTCGAGAACCTAACTCTCTTGATTTAGCAAAATCCTAAGAGTATATGAGTAACAAAAAATCTCCAAAGTTTCAAGAACTATAATTTAGTGAAGTAAAATACCTTCAAATTAGTGTCAAAAGCAGAAGCAAGACTAGCAGTGTATATACATCTACTTAACCTTCCAAGTCCATCTTTCAAAATCCAGTTAAAAGCAGCAGATGAAGCTAGTGACCGAGATTGTCCAATTCCTATTGCTCTAAACATTGCCtgaagcaacaaaaacaactcaaaatttgtaacaaacaaaagtccAAGTTCAAGTCTAGAACTGTGTCAATGTTACCTGAGTGGCAAGAACTTGTAAAGCAGAGCTGAAAACTCTGTGCAAAAACTTCCATTTGACATAACTTATATAATTGTCACTGACTTGTTTCGGTAAAAAGAAGTCTTTTGCAGCTGAAGAAGTAAGTCTTATCAATTTCCAGAAACCATCATCGAGGCCAAGGCAAAACGACGtcgaatcatcttcttcttcatcaacacaTAGCAGCTCCAA
It encodes the following:
- the XLG1 gene encoding extra-large G-protein 1 (extra-large G-protein 1 (XLG1); FUNCTIONS IN: signal transducer activity, guanyl nucleotide binding; INVOLVED IN: in 7 processes; LOCATED IN: nucleus; EXPRESSED IN: 27 plant structures; EXPRESSED DURING: 15 growth stages; CONTAINS InterPro DOMAIN/s: Guanine nucleotide binding protein (G-protein), alpha subunit (InterPro:IPR001019), G protein alpha subunit, helical insertion (InterPro:IPR011025); BEST Arabidopsis thaliana protein match is: extra-large GTP-binding protein 3 (TAIR:AT1G31930.3); Has 3427 Blast hits to 3422 proteins in 394 species: Archae - 0; Bacteria - 2; Metazoa - 2220; Fungi - 618; Plants - 355; Viruses - 0; Other Eukaryotes - 232 (source: NCBI BLink).), with protein sequence MPLKEDDCCLFAEEYDGPPLSYNIPCAVPINVEKIPVAAVVSPVCISDNMSFPVIQPILSVESKKFLIDSVSPTSVIANCGSNQLELVSDSITVSPTSVIEHTEEEEEEEGGDGEDCELSSSGELLLRSCSVKESLDLNESSSNPLVPDWESNESVLSMDYPSSRVTGDCVSETNGDGKKQPVVTFLGIASDDGFEEEESCSNLRRVRVVPVKKQPQTKGKKGSCYRCFKGSRFTEKEVCLVCDAKYCNSCVLRAMGSMPEGRKCVTCIGFPIDESKRGSLGKCSRMLKRLLNDLEVKQIMKTERFCEANQLPAEYVYVNGQPLYPEELVTLQTCSNPPKKLKPGDYWYDKVSGLWGKEGEKPYQIISPHLNVGGPISPEASNGNTQVFINGREITKVELRMLQLAGVQCAGNPHFWVNEDGSYQEEGQKNTKGYIWGKAGTKLLCAVLSLPVPSKSTANASGEQLYSANSRSILDHLEHRTLQKILLVGNSGSGTSTIFKQAKILYKDVPFLEDERENIKVIIQTNVYGYLGMLLEGRERFEEEALALRNTKQCVLENIPADEGDAKSNDKTVTMYSIGPRLKAFSDWLLKTMAAGNLGVIFPAASREYAPLVEELWRDAAIQATYKRRSELGLLPSVASYFLERAIDVLTPDYEPSDLDILYAEGVTSSSGLACLDFSFPQTASEENLDPSDHHDSLLRYQLIRVPSRGLGENCKWIDMFEDVGMVVFVVSMSDYDQVSEDGTNKMLLTKKLFESIITHPIFENMDFLLILNKYDLLEEKVERVPLARCEWFQDFNPVVSRHRGSNNGNPTLGQLAFHFMAVKFKRFYSSLTGKKLFVSSSKSLDPNSVDSSLKLAMEILKWSEERTNICMSEYSMYSTEPSSFSN
- the RUS4 gene encoding root UVB sensitive protein (Protein of unknown function, DUF647) (ROOT UV-B SENSITIVE 4 (RUS4); CONTAINS InterPro DOMAIN/s: Protein of unknown function DUF647 (InterPro:IPR006968); BEST Arabidopsis thaliana protein match is: Protein of unknown function, DUF647 (TAIR:AT5G49820.1); Has 409 Blast hits to 406 proteins in 122 species: Archae - 0; Bacteria - 0; Metazoa - 106; Fungi - 58; Plants - 179; Viruses - 0; Other Eukaryotes - 66 (source: NCBI BLink).); amino-acid sequence: MHSTNQSSRLFQYPCKSTSTQYPIFIFPKFSSRKFVKSLRTSIDYKQEGASKEDLVVPSNVARRLPIIIKKSGKVSRYFIKGDSLELLCVDEEEDDSTSFCLGLDDGFWKLIRLTSSAAKDFFLPKQVSDNYISYVKWKFLHRVFSSALQVLATQAMFRAIGIGQSRSLASSAAFNWILKDGLGRLSRCIYTASLASAFDTNLKRVRFSTSVLFSLSIGVELMTPVFPQYFLLLASIANIAKQISLSCYLATGSAVHRSFAVADNLGEVSAKAQIQTVCFDNLGLLLAVLLNMLFQHNQRLQACLPFVLYPIFSTFDLLGIYQGLKHINLQTLTKDRLEIILERWIEFRQVPSPAEVSEEEGIGLLGSRGSKRVWPIRIGCLDPKAQIPTLSMMAMQSLCSDDGYFITMELSSQGFRRIPKSGIVICLREGANSVDVITSLLQTCYIRKSLGANRTKRSYLSFSDLTLQDWTLLTRESKRAARDDNIALNKQMQEQGWIVKNVLLSAEEQIRYIFDKNQL